From one Thermodesulfobacteriota bacterium genomic stretch:
- the asnS gene encoding asparagine--tRNA ligase: MADLPPRIAEILTEAPLGSVVTARGWVRTRRDSKAGLSFIELTDGSAVRALQVVAPASLPNYRQEVSRLGAGCSLEVEGALTASPGQGQDRELVASSIRVLGWTDPARYPLQKKRHSLEFLRSVAHLRGRSNSLAAVARVRSRLAALVHRFFQERGFFLLHTPIISTSDCEGAGELFQVTTLDLAGHPRPDGQVDYSQDFFGRRAFLTVSGQLEAEAYCLALSRVYTFGPTFRAENSHTSRHLAEFWMVEPEMAFCDLAADIDLAEAFLAELFRGALAACAEELELFERFLAPGLTERLNSFLARPLTRLSYTEAVDLLATSGQTFQFPAAWGADLKAEHERFLTEEIVHGPVAVTDYPAAIKPFYMRLNDDGRTVAAVDILLPGIGEIIGGSQREERLPVLEARLAAQGLPRPEYEWYLDLRRFGSVPHAGFGLGFERLVQVVTGMTNIRDVIPFPRVPGTAGF, translated from the coding sequence ATGGCCGATCTTCCTCCCCGCATTGCCGAGATCCTCACCGAGGCGCCCCTGGGCAGCGTGGTCACGGCCCGCGGCTGGGTGCGGACCCGCCGGGATTCCAAGGCCGGCCTGTCCTTCATCGAGCTGACGGATGGCTCCGCGGTGCGGGCCCTGCAGGTCGTGGCACCGGCCAGTCTGCCCAACTACCGTCAGGAGGTGAGCCGGCTGGGCGCCGGCTGCTCCCTGGAGGTGGAGGGCGCGCTTACCGCGTCCCCAGGGCAGGGCCAGGACCGGGAGCTGGTCGCCAGCTCGATCCGGGTGCTGGGCTGGACGGACCCGGCCCGGTATCCCTTGCAGAAAAAGCGCCACTCCCTGGAATTCTTGCGCTCGGTCGCCCATCTCCGGGGCCGCAGCAACAGCCTGGCGGCAGTAGCCCGCGTCCGCAGCCGGCTGGCGGCACTGGTGCACCGCTTCTTCCAGGAGCGGGGCTTCTTCCTCCTCCACACCCCCATCATCAGCACCAGCGACTGCGAGGGCGCCGGCGAGCTTTTTCAGGTCACCACCCTGGATCTGGCTGGCCACCCCCGGCCGGACGGCCAGGTGGATTACAGCCAGGACTTCTTCGGCCGCCGCGCCTTTCTCACGGTCAGTGGGCAGCTGGAGGCAGAGGCATACTGCCTGGCCCTGTCCCGGGTCTACACCTTCGGCCCCACCTTCCGGGCCGAAAATTCCCACACCAGCCGGCACCTGGCGGAATTCTGGATGGTGGAGCCGGAGATGGCCTTCTGCGACCTGGCAGCGGACATCGACCTGGCCGAGGCCTTCCTGGCGGAGCTGTTCCGCGGGGCGCTTGCCGCCTGTGCCGAGGAGTTGGAGCTTTTCGAGCGCTTCCTGGCCCCGGGCCTTACGGAGCGCCTGAACAGCTTTCTCGCCCGGCCGCTCACCCGCCTGTCCTACACCGAGGCGGTGGATCTTCTGGCCACTTCAGGCCAGACGTTCCAGTTTCCGGCAGCCTGGGGGGCGGACCTCAAGGCCGAGCACGAGCGCTTCCTCACCGAGGAGATCGTGCACGGCCCGGTGGCGGTGACCGATTATCCGGCCGCCATCAAGCCCTTCTACATGCGGCTCAACGACGACGGCCGCACGGTGGCGGCGGTGGACATCCTTCTGCCGGGCATCGGCGAGATCATTGGCGGCAGCCAGCGGGAGGAGCGCCTGCCGGTCCTGGAGGCCAGGCTGGCCGCCCAGGGCCTGCCCCGGCCGGAGTACGAATGGTACCTGGATCTGCGGCGCTTCGGCTCGGTGCCCCACGCCGGCTTCGGTCTCGGCTTCGAGCGGCTTGTCCAGGTGGTGACCGGCATGACCAACATCCGCGACGTCATCCCCTTCCCCCGGGTTCCGGGCACAGCCGGCTTCTGA